DNA sequence from the Dreissena polymorpha isolate Duluth1 chromosome 3, UMN_Dpol_1.0, whole genome shotgun sequence genome:
tcatttttgttttattattataaattgtttgttatattcgggtttagcaattatgaaacatttttttttgtttttgtctatcgtatcgctgaagttattgttgaacttatgttcaacgttttataaattgagaatataaataagcgttaactttttcccgaatctatcaatagcctcaatttacgaattGTACTACgccattgaggtgtatgtgagagcgtaacctattgcgttgttatcgaccgtgaactttcctttgtttatcgacaggcgcatctattaatagcctcatattatgaatggcaaaaatactacgtcatgaagacgctgcagagggtggactattttattcattcataaacaatctcctccgcgacacgtacactacgatcattgtttattgattcttttctataaaagcaccgttcgaaactttTGCATTTAACGCgaaattaatatcatgtttccatttgtgaatgaatataattggagaacttgcataaattatacaactctttctcgcgcggatacgcgtagtaagcgggtattgggttcctagtagctaagccgtatcgacctgaattttagactaaccaccttagacggtcgcttagcgaccatctaaaaactatgtcgtacccaatccttagcaattttgcttcaataatattttttatacgttttatgacactgtcatgttatatagtgatgcgAAGagcttctttgcagggacctatttgtttgtataggtccctttTCTTTGagtgcgcatgaatgaccgccaagtggtaaatcggactttagggaattcattcattcgtggatgttttggcagccagccaattctgactgtcttagaaatgtgtatcattactatggccttagggcttcgTCCCAGGCCAAAAAAGAATATTGAAACCACTGTATATTGGTATCCCTTGTAATACGAAAAGGCATCTTAGATATGTCGCcattcttttgtttcaatattgttaaaaaatattcaaccattatctattataaatatttatccatttacaCCCTGGTGAAGTCTCGTTTTTGGAAATTATTTGACAACAAGTTGGAGCTTTTGGGAAAGAGACCTGATATATCCACAGACccgaaaaataacaatttctaCAAAAGTCCTTTATtccttaaacaatgtatacataccataaaataaatacaagttttggTTCAGAAGTATATTAAATATACCAATTCATTTATGGATGATCTACTAgcacattaatacacatttttaGCATTTGTAATATTTTCATCGGTAATTAAAAAGGGTATAACTAAATTGTCTTTCAAATACGCAACAATCAAATAGGTCCTTAAGAGCCGTGAGGCAGCCTAAGCAGATTTTACTTTTAATCCGGTTTCAAATTCTGGCGATGGTATCCGTTTCATTTCTACTTCTTTTGTTGATTTGATtagtttcattatttaaaaactcGCCATTTTAACAAGACCTTTAAGACTCATTCACTTTAACTTGTGTTTTGCGATTTCCTACGCAGAATGACACCTCTAGCAGAGGTTCATTTTCTGGGTATCAAACGAATATCCGTATACTGGATATCCTTGACAAATGACGATGCACGATATTAATTTACTGGCGTtgataagaaataatattttttatgatcactcgtgaataaaaatcgatattccaccaaatgtcctctatttattatactgtttaaTAGTTATCTAGAATAAAGATCTTAAATGTACGGAATACTGTTattgccatcgtggttacacattatcCAGAGGGcgtcaatgcgatagtacgatggcgtcaatgcgatagtacgatgacgacagtgcgacaatgcgatggcgacagtgcgattgtacgatggcgacaatgtgataatacgatgacgacagcaCGATAacgcgattgtacgatggcgacaatgcaataatacgatgtcgacattgcgacaatacgatggcgaaagtGCGATAGGACGAAGGCGATAATGCGACCATGCGATAgttcgataatacgatgacgacagtgaaacaatacgatggcgaaagggcgatagtacgatggcgactatgcgacaatgcgatagcgcGATAGtgcgatggtgacaatgcgataatacgatgacgacagtgcgacaatacgatggctacagtgcgatagtacgatggcgacaatgcgataatacgatgacgacagtacgataacgcgatagtacgatggcgacaatgcgatgatacgatgacgacagtacgatatgactatcgctttgtcgccatcgtattgtcgcactgttgtagtgtcgtcatcgtactatcgcgttgtcgcatcgtcgctatcgtactatcgcattgtcgcaatcgtactatcgcattgtcgccatcgtactatcgcattgtcgccatcgtactatcgcattgtcacccaCTGGATTTTAATGTGATACCGCGATGGCACTAAAGGTATTCCGTATGAATGCGAAATAGAAGTAAGGGTGAAATGATAGTATGAAAAACTGTATTTTCGCTCTTAAATTGTATAAtcatctttattattttaccaGTGACCTCCAACAATTTAGCTTTAAACTAGTACCAAAAAAAGTTACAGCATTTgcgcatacacatgtatattacTTTCAATCCTTTAACGCACATAATCAACAGTCTCCGTCCGTTATCTGCGTTTGGAGGAGAAGTACATGTTTATTGGATCAAATATTAGGATGTCaaggttatctcccctataccaggcctcgctcgttgtcgttgtccgctttcCCCTTTAACTTAGGTATTGTGAAACGGACGTTCTTAACTTGTTAAAcacaatttgtaaaaatatagcCGCGCGTTTTGTTTTGCCAGTTACCGAACTAACGGCATAAACCTGCCtttaaattcaacatttaaaTGGCCTTGGATCTTCGCATTTAGCCAAGAAGACTTAAACAATGATTTACACCTATGAACaattttattcatttgtttacttatttttatttttttttttatttttttttggggggggggggtgctggGGGGATATAGCGATTTATCCTAAATACACATGTTCATAGTACTTTCTTATAAATCCGATCATTATGACAAAACGGAACACATTGGTTGACCATTTTACGTTCATctcacaggagggaatcccgtattatatacatatatatatatatacacgggATTCACTCATGTGGTTCATCTTACATAAAAAGCTTATATTATTAGCCACATATAAAAGCTAATATAAAACGATCGTATACCAGGAGGGGAAAAATCAAGTATCAAACAAGATAGCGACGTCCAAGCCGAGATAAGTATTATTCACCGTTTTATAGCGTTTATTacttaaatgtattgtttaaataccgctcacattccagccatatcagcaagaaagagATTTGCGTTtagttcgtattaatattcgctctatatctcgactttactcgctacgaCTTTTCTTAGCAGGAGCGGTAATTTTGTGATTCCGCCCAGCAATTTTTTAGCGAGTAAAGTGGAGATATAGACTTAAGAAAATTTAGCGGGACTTtacataaaagtaataaagggtatacaacggtaACATGGAAGtagccatcttgtttgtcacgtgatttcCCCCCTCTGTATACTTTGGACATAGCTTAATAGTTTATGTTTGAGTCGCTATGTTCCTTTTCTCTCCAACGAGCTTTCGAaccaaacaatataaatattattttatttgaaaagaaagATATTTGAAAACAGAGATATCAAAGTTGAACCATCGTGTCTCATTCAGTAGTTTATTTGTTTGTTCCAAACAGTACGTTCTGAATAAGTAAGCTGTAAAGGTCTGTAATAAAATGTAGTGTACTTGATATTGTGTCTACCCCGAGTTGTGGTGCCGGCTCCGACTCCTATTAAAGTGTTTTCAGATTTCCCTCGAACagtaatcgtttttttttctttaaacttatttacaatcatcattcgatgcaatcgagcaacATCAATGATTTGCACTTATGCATAATTTGATACTCGAAGACCGACTAGCAACAatatcacaaaaaataaaaatcatttttaagtaCAAGTTTTTATTGTTAGGCACATATGCACCAGATAAGTAAATTGTGTTAATAGCACGTCATGGCTGAGTTTGGGGATCCTGACGCTCCGGAAGTAGTCCGCGTCTTTCCTCTGGGTAGGTCGGGGCAGAAAAGTAGTTCCTTATGTGTTCATACGCCGTCAAACCGGTGATGATCCAGGCAAGCAGCCACGAAATAACAGTCAATGCGAAACTCGAGCCGTAAGCTGTATTAACGGTTAATTTAATGTCGTCTGCGTAAACTGCAAACGCTATCATCAAAAACAGGCCTACAATTACAAACATGATAGAAATTATTATAGCGGAcgtgtaaaaaatgtatttacataaatattggCAAAATGTGATAGAAAACAATAACTCTTGTTGAGTTGTATTTAGGTAAAGTTTTGttcttttttcaattatttgttttcaattaagaCTATGCTCTGCATTATTTATAATGTAATTacagtggcgtagccagacccaaattttagccgaggcagtatcttaggtcttTCTAGGGGgttccgggggcatgccccctgGATTTGTTTATACCTAAAACGTCTCTgatgcgttttaaaggccatttaaaccacattttatacctaaattatcggaatcgtggacgctacatatgaacgtttagtatcaataaagttaacaaaaaatcTGCTACGCCATTGCATGGAGGATTGTGACCATCTATTGTCATATAATGTTTTTTCTCCTTCCACTCTTATATGCTCAGTGATATTTGCAGGTGTTTAAAGACTATGGCATATCAGTTGAAGCAAGGATGGTTTGGAAAAGTATGGTTGGAGTCATGTTTTGTTCTTCgaaaaattgttttatatatgtgtGGTCTGCACCATAGTTGGCCGCATTGTTGAATTGTTCAActgaagttattaaattgaaataattatctgcctcaacatgaaccaattgtactcaatgataatatttgatcatagtgccttaaattcattaaattgcctcaatttctaataaggattttattctttgacataatttttgcttttttccttgtaatctaaaaattgctctgcaaattttagccgaggcaactgcctcggtgtgcctcagcgtggctacgacgctaAATTATATAATGCCATCGGATAAAAGTTGTGAACGGGTAAATATAGGCCTTTAATATTAAAACGGATGGCAACCATTGTCGTCTTAGACTTTGAATCTGACAATGAgtcttaagttttttttttaataatatgagcTGTGTGGACATCAAAGCAGGAAAAACATGCCATCGGTTAAATGAAATGGGAGACAACTACCGAAAggagtttgaaaaacattttgtaGTGTAATTAAATTACCTCCCATGAATGGTGACACCACCGCCGCGATGTAAAACAGCACCAAGTCCTTGTAAACGTACGTGGATAAGACGTTGAAGCCAATTGTGGACAGCATGGAAAACATTCCCAGAAACATCATAGCTCGAACCGCACCGAGGTCGTCTGTAGAAAGACAATAAATGAGCGAAAAAggatcttatgtcatatgcgtccatggtagcttcagaccagccagCTCACAAacccagtctggtcaggggatCTCATGTCCgctataaattcaaataaaggtACCGTGTTCATAATAGCGGACAGCAGTAGCCAATtatataaatctggataactcttatccagcggatcacttttggttatcttatcataaaatttaagataaccaaaagttatccgtttgataagagttatccagatttatacaattgacTGGGTGAGCTTCTGCACATACTTCGCGTATGCACAATCTGTCTGTAGCTACGCAGGTTGTATATGGCATAATATCGATTATTGCAGGAGGCAGCTGAATTAGCCTTGATGCAATTGTTTGATACCATAGAACTCTGAAAGCCATGCGGAATGTGTTATCAAATAACTCGTGCTATGCACTCGTGCTTTTATCGATACGCATCTAAATATCCGACAGTGGGTTATTCGTCAACAAACTATGAACTACAATTATATTTCTTAACCATGTTTCACAAAATAGTATAGTTATGGTCATAGtgtaatttaaatgcattatCAATTTACCTGAATAAGGAAGATAATAACACGAGTTTCCCGCGCAAAGTCTCCATATGCCTACGCTACCGTTGTTTGTTCCGTCCCTCATGTGTTGCCATTGGTTCATGGCCATTGCCAAAATTACCAGCAATAACGTAAATAACGTCAGCGACAAAACAAGGATACTCCGCCATTTTGATAAAGCCATGTGTACTTTTTCAATGTAAAATGAATCTATGAGAAGATTTTGAGTAATTTAACACCGTTCTTTATCACGTGGTCTGTTGAGTTAGACTGATACTGTGGTATGGAATTTTGTGTCCATTTAAGACATAGCTGGCAAAGTTACTAAGAatataatccaataaaacaattACTTCCTATCAAGTGATACGCTCTTCGTACCGATTGTTAACGCTTTCATTAAAGAAGCATTACCATTCACACACGTACCCTTTATTCACGCCGCAtgatgcattttttaaacaatctttaaTCTTAAAATATTTGATTGTGTATGCATAAAATTATATTCATTAATTTGACCAAAACTGAGATGGACTACTTGGAACCTctgataacaaaaacaaataaaacataaacaaagctTTGCAAAAAAAAGGtatgttttacatgaaaaatcTCAGCTAATTGAAATCAAGCTGGCGTTTGTAAAGTATGGCTGATACATCGTTTCGCTTTATATAGAGAAACACCAATCGAAATGGACACAATAATAAATCATTTGGAACTCTTCCATTGACACTGCGGAAAATACGTCTATCACTTATTAGTGAtaaaagaaataatcttta
Encoded proteins:
- the LOC127873274 gene encoding lens fiber membrane intrinsic protein-like; translation: MALSKWRSILVLSLTLFTLLLVILAMAMNQWQHMRDGTNNGSVGIWRLCAGNSCYYLPYSDDLGAVRAMMFLGMFSMLSTIGFNVLSTYVYKDLVLFYIAAVVSPFMGGLFLMIAFAVYADDIKLTVNTAYGSSFALTVISWLLAWIITGLTAYEHIRNYFSAPTYPEERRGLLPERQDPQTQP